GTAGTCGGTTTTCATTTCGGGGAAGAAATTTTGTTCGTAAATTTCCAGTAATGCCTTAGAAGCTTCAAATATTGCCGGCTTCATGGTTTTGGCGATATCCGGATATTCAACCTCATAATATTTAGTCAATCCGGATAAAATTTCTGTTCGCGCCTCTTTCATATCCATGTATTCTTTTACCAATATTTCCAGACCTGCTGCCCTGACATGTGGCAAATCTGAAGAAATCCTATCCGCCGAAAGGGCCAGATTGATCGCCTTGGCAGGAGGCATGAACAAATGGCTGGGGCGGTTATGGCAATCCATGCAGTCAAAATGGCGAATTTCGATATTGGGGTCATCAATATCTATCGGTTCCGCATCAGGATCGGTATATGTCAATGTATCGCCATTTTCCTTAATCAGGCGTATCCACGGAATATCATTACGTTTTTCATCAGTGGCGATATATTGAACCTTATTGGACCCAATCATATGCCAGTGAATACCTTCGAGTTTTCCCGTACGGGGATTTCCACCGCCAATCTTAACCAACATTTTAATAGTCCAGGGAGAATTCTCTTCATCCGACTTGTAATAAGTATGGGTCACCATTTTCTCGCCATAGAATTGTTGCGGCCAATGACAACTTTCACAGGTTTCCTGAGCGGGGCGAAGATTATGGACCGGAGTTTCTATCGGGCGCGAATATGAATTATTGGCCGTGGCAAATAACTGCCGGATTCCATCAAATTTGGCCTTAACCCAAAATGACGCTCCCGGCCCAATATGGCATTCAACACAGGCGACGCGGGCATGAGGCGAATTGTGATAGGTTACGTTTTGAGGCCCCATCACTTCATGACAGGTCTCACCGCAAAACCCAACCGAGTCAGTGGCTTCATATGCCCTTGTTCCGCTATAGATCAAAAGAATAATTAAGGTCGAAAAAATACCCAGAAACAACCACAGGTTTTTCATATAGCCGGGATCAGAAGGGTCGATTGATAAATTGAATTTTACATTCTCACCCTTTTTCCGGGCTATGCGAACCTGAAGCCATATCGATATCAGGAACAGGATGAATCCAATCAGCATGATGGCGGGGACGATTACGAATGTCACCAGCGACCGGTAAGGATTTTCTGTTCCTTGCGTAAAATCGATTAAAAGTAAAATTAAAAACAGCGCTCCGCCCGATGTAACCAACGCGCCACCGAGAGCGGCCAGCGGATGTCTGAATAATGTCCGACGACGTCTTCTTTTGGTATTCATTATTACCTTCCTTATAAAATCAAAAGATAATAATCAAAAATTGCGGAAAAGTCACCAAAATTAGTCTTAAATTTCTTGTCAAAAAAGAAATGGTTAGCTTTTTTTATCAATCTCTTTTAATAAATTCTTAAAAATCAAATTATGAAATGGCAATATCATGTACCAATAGAATCTGCCCATAATGGTCAGGGGATCATAATAGGCCCTCAAAGTAATTTTTCTCCGACCGCCTCGTTCCCTGACTGAGAATTCAAGCCACGCCCGGCGTAAGGTTTTCATTTCCGAGCGTAAAAGCAACCTTTTATTGGGCCTAATATCCTCAATCCGCCAAAAATCGATGACGTCATTTATTTGCAGGTGCCCATAACTCTTTCTACCCCTTGATGTTCCCACGCCGGCAAACAACCTGTCAACAGCTCCTCTCAAACGCCACATCCAGGTATTATAAAGCCATCCTTCTTTTCCTCCTATCCGGCAGATGGATTTGAAAATTGAAGTAGCCGACTTTTCACTGAAAATGGCAAATTTCGCCTTAAATCTTTCCCGACCTCTCAGCTCGTGCAGCTTCAGGGCGAGCTCGTGCGCAGGTGGAAAAGCGTCCGACCAACGAGTCGAAACCCGGTCCTGTTGTTCTCTCGTCATAGCGTTTAATAAAGCCTGCCGATACGATACCGGCTCAAAAGGCAAAATCGACTTAATGGCCATATCCTCGCAAATTACCTTATCCTTCAAACCTTCCATCAAACATTGCGTTATGGCATTGGGTACGGGCGTAATCTGACTGGCTAAATAGGCATAGAACTTTATAGAAGAAATTGGGCAATTAAAGTAGATTGTCTTTTTATTCAAAATTTCCGAGAAAATTTTTAGCATTTCCAAATAAGTCAGAATTTCTTTTCCCCCAATTGAAAAACTCAGCCCGACCGATTCGGGAATTTCCAGCACACCAACCAAATACTTAATGACATCTCTGATTGAAATCGGTTGACAATTATTCTGCGCCCATCTCGGTACCGGCATAATCGCCAATCTGCGAATCAAATGCTCAATAATTTCATAAGAAGCGCTGCCCGAACCGATTATAATTGCCGCTCGCAAGATTGTAACCGGAACCGTCCCTTGCTTCAACTCTTCGGCTACTTCCATCCGATTGCGCAAATGCGATGATAAAGGGCTACTGATATCGCCCAGTCCGCCCAGATAAATAATCCCTCTGATGCCTTTTTCTTCAGCTACCAAACGGAAATTTGCCGCAGCCTTGATATCCGCCGCCTCAAATTCTTTGGGACCGAGATACAGGGAAT
This portion of the Candidatus Zixiibacteriota bacterium genome encodes:
- a CDS encoding NapC/NirT family cytochrome c is translated as MNTKRRRRRTLFRHPLAALGGALVTSGGALFLILLLIDFTQGTENPYRSLVTFVIVPAIMLIGFILFLISIWLQVRIARKKGENVKFNLSIDPSDPGYMKNLWLFLGIFSTLIILLIYSGTRAYEATDSVGFCGETCHEVMGPQNVTYHNSPHARVACVECHIGPGASFWVKAKFDGIRQLFATANNSYSRPIETPVHNLRPAQETCESCHWPQQFYGEKMVTHTYYKSDEENSPWTIKMLVKIGGGNPRTGKLEGIHWHMIGSNKVQYIATDEKRNDIPWIRLIKENGDTLTYTDPDAEPIDIDDPNIEIRHFDCMDCHNRPSHLFMPPAKAINLALSADRISSDLPHVRAAGLEILVKEYMDMKEARTEILSGLTKYYEVEYPDIAKTMKPAIFEASKALLEIYEQNFFPEMKTDYRVRHNYLSHFVNDGCFRCHDRVKENERGEKLSYACNTCHLIVAQGPSSNLDEIAGSIIGLDFEHPEDIDEAWKEMLCTECHDHESGY
- a CDS encoding SDR family oxidoreductase yields the protein MHKQEKNPKGKIPTPDDLFCHDLPTNPLPFLGRILVTGASGYIGGRLIPELIARGYRVRAMVRGASSVYRKMWPEVEVVVADALLPRTLEKALEGVDTAYYLIHSLYLGPKEFEAADIKAAANFRLVAEEKGIRGIIYLGGLGDISSPLSSHLRNRMEVAEELKQGTVPVTILRAAIIIGSGSASYEIIEHLIRRLAIMPVPRWAQNNCQPISIRDVIKYLVGVLEIPESVGLSFSIGGKEILTYLEMLKIFSEILNKKTIYFNCPISSIKFYAYLASQITPVPNAITQCLMEGLKDKVICEDMAIKSILPFEPVSYRQALLNAMTREQQDRVSTRWSDAFPPAHELALKLHELRGRERFKAKFAIFSEKSATSIFKSICRIGGKEGWLYNTWMWRLRGAVDRLFAGVGTSRGRKSYGHLQINDVIDFWRIEDIRPNKRLLLRSEMKTLRRAWLEFSVRERGGRRKITLRAYYDPLTIMGRFYWYMILPFHNLIFKNLLKEIDKKS